The DNA region CGGGTGCCGGCGAAAGGAGCGCTTGGCCAACCGATCGTAAATCTGGGTAAAGCTCCGGCTCAAGCCCCCGATCGTAATGGGGCAGCGGCGAAGCCGGCCCGCCTTCTGCTCCAGATGGATCGTCGCCAGCAGCTCCTGTGTTTTCCCGAGAGCGAACACCGGAATGAGAACCGCCCCTCCCCGCCGGAAGGTGGCCTCGATCGCAGAGATCAGGCGCTCGACCTCCATCGGCCGCCTTTGATGATCCGGCGTCTCCTTCGCGCCCCGTGTCGCCTCGATGATGAGCGTGTCGATTCCGTCCAGGGGAAAATCCGCGGCGGGCATGATCGTCTGCTCTTGGAAGCTCACATCCCCGCTATAAAGAATCCGCCGATCGCCGTAGCGGAAACGCACGCCGACGGCCCCGAGGATATGGCCTCCGGGGTAGAAACGGAAGGTCAGCGGCCGCCCGTTCGAGTCGGAATCCTCCGCAATCGAGCATTCCTGGCCCGCGCGGCAGATCCGGTAGGACTTCGCAGAGCGATCCACCTCCTTGTGGGTGAAGAGCGGATAGCTCGCGATTCCGAACTGCGCCCTCTGCTTGAGCATGACCTCGACGGAATTGTGGAGCAAGGGTTCGGCGAGAAGGGAAGTCGCCTCGCTCAAGTAGACCGGCATCTTTTCGTTGCGGCGGAGGAAAAGCGGGAGCGCCCCGATATGGTCGTGATGGGCGTGGCTCACGATCAGAGCGTCGGCGGGACGCTCTCCGAGGAGCCCCAAGTTGGGCGTGGCCTCCTCCCCTTCCTTCCGCGGATGCATTCCCGCGTCGAGGATGACCCGCGCTTCACCGTCGAACTCGAGAAGATAGCAATTCGCGCCGATCTCGTTGGCGCGCGTTAAGTTGGTGAATTTCACTAACGGTAGGGTCGAAGAGTCGGAAGCCGGCATCCGACATGCCCGACCGAGTCAAGAGAGCGCGGATCCGGAACGGTGTCAAGCGAAAGCCATGGGCGGCGGGCGATCCGCATTTTTTCCCGGGCGGTGCTTGCGTTTTTTTTTCCGCTTGCTATCAACGTCATCCAATGAAACCTCCTACCCGATTTGTACCCGTAGTAATCGCCGTATTGGGCTTCCTCGCCTTCTCCTCCTCCGGTTGGGCCGCATGGGACCTGCAGGACACGGTCAACCGGGCCACTCGGGACGTCTGGCACTTCAAGCGGTTGAAGAAGGGCACGATTCCCCATTCCGTCCTCGAGCGTGCTAAAGGCATCGCCTATCTCCGGAAGAAGGAAGAGGGCTTCCTCTTCGGCTTCTCCTCCGGAAAAGGCTTGGTCATGGCCAAGACTCCCCACGGCTGGTCCGGGCCGGCAGCCATCAAAAGCG from Methylacidimicrobium sp. AP8 includes:
- a CDS encoding MBL fold metallo-hydrolase: MPASDSSTLPLVKFTNLTRANEIGANCYLLEFDGEARVILDAGMHPRKEGEEATPNLGLLGERPADALIVSHAHHDHIGALPLFLRRNEKMPVYLSEATSLLAEPLLHNSVEVMLKQRAQFGIASYPLFTHKEVDRSAKSYRICRAGQECSIAEDSDSNGRPLTFRFYPGGHILGAVGVRFRYGDRRILYSGDVSFQEQTIMPAADFPLDGIDTLIIEATRGAKETPDHQRRPMEVERLISAIEATFRRGGAVLIPVFALGKTQELLATIHLEQKAGRLRRCPITIGGLSRSFTQIYDRLAKRSFRRHPGLSLLEDVAPSVLDGRSVRQLSPRPGELYLISSGMMTERTLSNILAQRFLSDERHSIFIVGYCDPNSPAGQLLQTSRGNLVALDSEQPPQPLLCEVEQFDLTSHAIREDLLAYILRVNPRLCVLVHGDAPALAWFQERLREERPGLEVIVPPPGETLEL